A single genomic interval of Lathyrus oleraceus cultivar Zhongwan6 chromosome 7, CAAS_Psat_ZW6_1.0, whole genome shotgun sequence harbors:
- the LOC127102937 gene encoding uncharacterized mitochondrial protein AtMg00810-like — MAELNYFPSLQIKQLNEGTFVCQIKYCNELVKRFGMEDEKSIDTLIPTNGNSEKDENAKEVDVNKYRGMIGSLLYLIVSRSDIVFSMCMCSHYQSAPKISHLKAVKQVLIYLWYSKGSYCNLVGYTDSDFSGCKSDWKSTSATCHMFLNSLVSWHSKKLVFVALSSAEEEYVAAGSCCAQILWFKQQLLDFDIKRQRIPIMCNNTSPINLTKNTVLHSCCKHIEIRYHFLHDRVEKGDAYMSMLIAKINLRISLQNLLRMNSFSAFEGNWAYLISQILPKHDLLQVLYILFL, encoded by the coding sequence ATGGCGGAGTTGAATTATTTTCCCAGtcttcaaatcaagcaacttaATGAAGGGACATTTGTGTGTCAGATAAAATATTGCAATGAATTGGTAAAGAGATTTGGTATGGAAGATGAAAAATCAATTGACACTCTAATTCCCACAAATGGAAACTCGGAAAAAGATGAAAATGCTAAGGAAGTTGATGTGAATaagtatagaggtatgattggatctctttTATATCTTATTGTATCTAGGTCGGACATTGTGTTTAGCATGTGTATGTGTTCTCATTATCAATCGGCTCCTAAGATATCACATTTAAAAGCCGTAAAACAAGTTCTTATATATCTTTGGTATTCCAAGGGAAGCTATTGTAATTTGGTTGGTTATACCGATTCTGATTTTTCTGGTTGCAAATCGGATTGGAAAAGTACTAGTGCAACTTGCCACATGTTTTTAAATTCCTtagtaagttggcatagcaagaaactGGTTTTCGTTGCTTTGTCATCTGCTGAGGAGGAATACGTagcagccggtagttgttgtgctcaaattttaTGGTTCAAACAGCAATTACTTGATTTTGATATAAAACGACAACGTATTCCTATTATGTGCAACAACACTAGTCCTATTAATCTAACCAAAAATACGGTGTTACACTCTTGCTGTAAACATATTGAGATACGTTACCACTTCCTACATGACCGTGTTGAAAAAGGAGACGCGTATAtgagcatgttgatagcaaaaatcaacttgcgGATATCTTTACAAAATCTCTTGCGAATGAATAGTTTTTCAGCATTCGAAGGGAATTGGGCATACTTGATATCTCAAATCTTGCCTAAACATGATTTGTTGCAGGTACTTTATATACTTTTTCTCTAA